One genomic window of Pseudomonas sp. LFM046 includes the following:
- a CDS encoding ABC transporter permease, which yields MASKQNWLSRCLTPKVDLPAQMILTASTLGWLLVLGLWAVLSYGGLVPAMFLPTPGAVLEAAGRLAADGTLGKHVLASVEVVLIGFIVSSLVAVPLGLLMGSFRIVQAFLEPLVNFIRYLPVTSFVPLFILWIGIGLEQRVTVIIFGVFFQQLVMIADVSKGVSKDLINASYTLGSNRRDVIFHVLGPASLPGVLDTLRVTMGWAWTYLVVAELVAASSGLGYISLKAMRGFQVDVIFLAIAIIGLLGLVTDQLFRLFRLKVASWAQ from the coding sequence ATGGCTTCCAAACAGAACTGGCTCAGCCGCTGCCTGACCCCCAAGGTCGACCTGCCGGCGCAAATGATCCTGACCGCCAGCACCCTCGGTTGGCTCCTGGTGCTCGGCCTGTGGGCCGTGCTGTCCTACGGCGGCCTGGTGCCGGCGATGTTCCTGCCCACGCCGGGCGCGGTGCTGGAGGCGGCCGGTCGCCTGGCTGCCGACGGCACCCTGGGCAAGCATGTGCTGGCCAGCGTCGAGGTGGTGCTGATCGGCTTCATCGTGTCGTCCCTGGTGGCGGTGCCGCTGGGGCTGCTGATGGGCAGCTTCCGCATCGTCCAGGCCTTCCTCGAGCCCCTGGTCAACTTCATCCGCTACCTGCCGGTGACCTCCTTCGTGCCGCTGTTCATCCTGTGGATCGGTATCGGCCTGGAGCAGCGGGTGACGGTGATCATCTTCGGTGTGTTCTTCCAGCAGCTGGTGATGATCGCGGACGTCTCCAAGGGTGTGTCCAAGGACCTGATCAACGCCTCCTACACCCTCGGTTCGAACCGTCGCGACGTGATCTTCCACGTGCTCGGCCCGGCGTCCTTGCCCGGTGTGCTGGATACCCTGCGGGTGACCATGGGCTGGGCCTGGACCTACCTGGTGGTGGCTGAGCTGGTCGCGGCCAGCAGCGGCCTGGGCTACATCAGCCTGAAGGCTATGCGCGGCTTCCAGGTGGACGTGATCTTCCTCGCGATCGCCATCATCGGCCTGCTCGGCCTGGTGACCGACCAACTGTTCCGACTGTTCCGACTGAAGGTGGCCTCATGGGCGCAGTAA
- a CDS encoding ABC transporter ATP-binding protein codes for MGAVTAMHTHPAAGQAASSKQPRMRVEQVSLRYNTPDGQTFTALENVSLSVPDQQFAVLVGPSGCGKSSLLYLTAGLSQPTSGNIYVGGQRVEGPGPDRGMVFQSYTLFPWLSVRQNIEFGLKRKGMPVAERDEIVNFYLNEVGLTQFADRFPKQLSGGMMQRVAIARALANDPQILLMDEPFGALDSQTRMQMQQLLLRVWEHSKKTVVFVTHDIDEAILLGDRVYVMGARPGRIKREMDVPMPRPRDMDMVMDRQFIEMKREILGLLHNEMDEPH; via the coding sequence ATGGGCGCAGTAACCGCAATGCATACACACCCGGCCGCCGGTCAGGCGGCGAGCAGCAAGCAGCCCCGCATGCGCGTGGAGCAGGTCAGCCTGCGCTACAACACCCCGGACGGACAGACCTTCACCGCCCTGGAGAACGTCTCGCTCAGCGTGCCGGACCAGCAGTTCGCGGTCCTGGTGGGGCCCTCCGGCTGCGGCAAGTCGAGCCTGCTCTACCTCACCGCGGGGCTGTCCCAGCCCACGTCGGGCAACATCTACGTCGGCGGCCAGCGGGTGGAGGGCCCCGGCCCCGATCGCGGCATGGTGTTCCAGAGCTACACGCTGTTCCCCTGGCTCAGCGTGCGGCAGAACATCGAGTTCGGCTTGAAGCGCAAGGGCATGCCCGTCGCCGAGCGCGATGAAATCGTCAACTTCTACCTCAATGAGGTGGGCCTGACGCAGTTCGCCGACCGTTTTCCCAAGCAACTCTCCGGCGGCATGATGCAGCGCGTTGCGATTGCCCGGGCACTGGCGAACGATCCGCAGATCCTGCTGATGGACGAACCCTTCGGCGCCCTCGACAGCCAGACCCGCATGCAGATGCAGCAGTTGTTGCTGCGGGTGTGGGAGCACAGCAAGAAGACCGTGGTGTTCGTGACCCACGACATCGACGAAGCCATCCTGCTGGGCGACCGCGTCTATGTGATGGGCGCGCGACCGGGACGGATCAAGCGCGAGATGGATGTGCCCATGCCGCGCCCGCGGGACATGGATATGGTGATGGACCGCCAGTTCATCGAAATGAAGCGGGAAATCCTCGGCCTGCTGCACAACGAGATGGACGAGCCCCACTGA
- a CDS encoding aspartate aminotransferase family protein: protein MNAQFQAQRETRDYQAADAAHHIHAFLDQKALNAEGPRVIVGGERLHLWDNDGNRYLDGMSGLWCTNLGYGRKDLTAAATRQLEQLPYYNMFFHTTHPAVVELSELLFSLLPGHYSHAIYTNSGSEANEVLIRTVRRYWQILGKPEKKIMIGRWNGYHGSTLGATALGGMKFMHEMGGMLPDIAHIDEPYYFANGGDLTPEEFGLRAARQLEEKILELGADKVAAFVAEPFQGAGGMIFPPETYWPEIQRICRKYDVLLCADEVIGGFGRTGEWFAHEHFGFQPDTLSIAKGLTSGYIPMGGLILSKRMAEVLVEQGGVFAHGLTYSGHPVAAAVAIANLKALRDEGVVTQVKTDTGPYLQQCLREVFGNHPLVGDIQGAGFVAALQLAEDKATRKRFTNENDIAWRCRTIGFEEGVIIRSTLGRMIMAPALVATRAEIDELVSKTKRALDRTAQELGRL, encoded by the coding sequence ATGAACGCTCAATTCCAGGCTCAACGCGAAACCCGTGACTACCAGGCAGCGGATGCGGCCCACCACATCCATGCCTTCCTCGACCAGAAGGCGCTGAACGCCGAAGGCCCGCGGGTGATCGTCGGCGGCGAGCGTCTCCACCTCTGGGACAACGACGGCAATCGCTACCTCGACGGCATGTCCGGCCTGTGGTGCACCAACCTCGGCTACGGCCGCAAGGACCTCACCGCTGCCGCCACCCGCCAGCTGGAGCAGCTGCCGTACTACAACATGTTCTTCCACACCACCCACCCGGCGGTGGTGGAACTGTCCGAGCTGCTGTTCAGCCTGCTGCCGGGCCACTACAGCCACGCCATCTACACCAACTCCGGCTCGGAAGCGAACGAGGTGCTGATCCGCACCGTGCGCCGCTACTGGCAGATCCTCGGCAAGCCCGAGAAGAAAATCATGATCGGCCGCTGGAACGGCTACCACGGCTCCACCCTGGGCGCCACGGCGCTCGGCGGGATGAAGTTCATGCACGAAATGGGCGGCATGCTGCCGGACATTGCCCACATCGACGAACCCTACTACTTCGCCAACGGCGGCGACCTGACCCCCGAGGAATTCGGCCTGCGCGCCGCGCGCCAGCTGGAGGAGAAAATCCTTGAGCTGGGCGCCGACAAGGTCGCCGCGTTCGTCGCCGAACCCTTCCAGGGCGCTGGCGGCATGATCTTCCCGCCGGAGACCTACTGGCCGGAGATCCAGCGCATCTGCCGCAAGTACGACGTGCTGCTGTGCGCCGACGAAGTGATCGGCGGCTTCGGCCGTACCGGCGAGTGGTTCGCCCACGAGCACTTCGGCTTCCAGCCGGACACCCTGTCCATCGCCAAGGGCCTGACCTCCGGCTACATCCCCATGGGTGGCCTGATCCTCAGCAAGCGCATGGCCGAGGTCCTGGTGGAGCAGGGCGGCGTGTTCGCCCACGGCCTGACTTACTCCGGCCACCCGGTGGCGGCGGCGGTGGCCATCGCCAACCTCAAGGCGCTGCGTGACGAAGGCGTGGTGACCCAGGTGAAGACCGACACCGGCCCCTACCTGCAGCAGTGCCTGCGCGAAGTGTTCGGCAACCACCCGCTGGTGGGCGACATCCAGGGCGCCGGCTTCGTCGCCGCGCTGCAGCTGGCCGAGGACAAGGCCACCCGCAAGCGCTTCACCAACGAGAACGACATCGCCTGGCGCTGCCGCACCATCGGCTTCGAGGAAGGCGTGATCATCCGCTCGACCCTGGGCCGCATGATCATGGCGCCGGCCCTGGTGGCCACCCGTGCCGAGATCGACGAGCTGGTGAGCAAGACCAAGCGCGCGCTGGACCGCACCGCCCAGGAACTGGGACGCCTCTGA
- a CDS encoding cytosine permease, producing MHNKDNSQAPTLELSTIQPISAAERHGRPRDLFTIWFGCNLILLTVITGALAVTVFKLPFFSALAALVLGNLVGGVFMALHSAQGPQLGVPQMVQTRGQFGSFGSLLVVALVVVMYLGFFASNLVLGGQSLHGRFPIIDTNVGILLVGALSLVAASVGYRLIHAYTRVMTYLSGAVLLLAFVWLVFIHGLPADFLQRNETTLAGFLGTLSVAALWQLAYAPYVSDYSRYLPEATGSRSAFWSSYWGCCLGSLLPMLLGVMVALSIDGDDVVGGLIEATGGLSALLVAVLSIGIAATNAMNLYCGALSTITVGQTLVPSWSAGAGARILTSLILFGGSLALALLGQDDFMVNYTNFILLLLYVLVPWSAINLVDYYLVAHGRYDLPSFFLRDGGIYGRCNWTAVNCYVLGILVQIPFMSTALYTGPVAEAMGGADISWIVGLGVISPVYYFACRIGGRTHSLVQGGAR from the coding sequence ATGCACAACAAAGACAATTCGCAGGCTCCCACGCTGGAACTCAGCACCATCCAGCCGATCAGCGCCGCGGAGCGCCATGGGCGACCGCGGGACCTGTTCACCATCTGGTTCGGCTGCAACCTGATCCTGCTGACCGTGATTACCGGCGCCCTGGCGGTGACCGTGTTCAAGTTGCCGTTCTTCTCCGCCCTGGCGGCCCTGGTGCTGGGCAACCTGGTGGGCGGCGTCTTCATGGCCCTGCACTCTGCCCAGGGGCCGCAATTGGGCGTGCCGCAGATGGTGCAGACCCGTGGCCAGTTCGGCTCCTTCGGTTCCTTGCTGGTGGTGGCCCTGGTGGTGGTGATGTACCTCGGGTTCTTTGCCTCCAATCTGGTGCTGGGCGGCCAGTCCCTGCACGGCCGCTTCCCGATCATCGATACCAACGTCGGCATTCTGCTGGTGGGCGCCCTCAGCCTGGTGGCGGCCTCGGTGGGCTATCGCCTGATCCACGCCTACACCCGCGTCATGACCTACCTCTCGGGTGCGGTGTTGCTGCTGGCCTTCGTCTGGCTGGTGTTCATCCACGGCCTGCCGGCGGACTTCCTCCAGCGCAACGAGACCACCCTGGCCGGTTTCCTCGGCACGCTCTCCGTGGCGGCACTCTGGCAACTGGCGTATGCGCCCTACGTGTCCGACTACTCCCGCTACCTGCCGGAAGCCACCGGCTCGCGCAGCGCCTTCTGGTCCAGTTACTGGGGTTGCTGCCTGGGCTCGCTGCTGCCCATGTTGCTGGGGGTGATGGTGGCCCTCAGCATCGACGGCGATGACGTGGTCGGCGGCCTGATCGAGGCCACCGGCGGCCTCAGTGCGCTGCTGGTTGCGGTCCTTTCCATCGGTATCGCCGCCACCAACGCCATGAACCTGTACTGCGGCGCCCTGTCCACCATCACCGTGGGGCAGACCCTGGTGCCGTCCTGGTCGGCCGGCGCCGGCGCACGCATCCTGACCTCGCTGATCCTCTTCGGTGGATCGCTGGCCCTGGCGCTGCTGGGCCAGGACGACTTCATGGTGAACTACACCAACTTCATCCTCCTGCTGCTCTACGTGCTGGTGCCCTGGAGCGCCATCAACCTGGTGGACTATTACCTGGTGGCCCATGGTCGTTACGACCTGCCGTCCTTCTTCCTGCGCGACGGTGGCATCTACGGCCGCTGCAATTGGACGGCGGTGAACTGCTACGTGCTGGGCATCCTGGTGCAGATTCCCTTCATGTCCACGGCCCTCTACACCGGCCCGGTGGCCGAAGCCATGGGGGGGGCCGACATCTCCTGGATCGTCGGGCTGGGCGTGATTTCGCCGGTCTATTACTTCGCCTGTCGCATTGGCGGACGCACCCATTCGCTGGTCCAGGGAGGTGCCCGATGA